In the genome of Terriglobales bacterium, one region contains:
- a CDS encoding MqnA/MqnD/SBP family protein yields the protein MSKSAAKNKEIKVAHSPDSDDAFMFYALATNKVRVPGLKFVHTLCDIETLNRKALEGFYHLTAISFHAYPYIQEKYALLPTGGSVGEGYGPMVVAARAFPAEEIAQKRIAVPGTMTTAYLALKLFAPQVTTEVVPFDQIIPQVVEGRYEAGLIIHEGQLTFARSGLHKIVDLGQWWREKTGLPLPLGGNAIRRDLGKKLIASVNGALRQSIQYALDHREEALNYAMQFARDLDAQMANRFVSMYVNERTLDYGADGREAVRRLLAMGYKAGIISHPAKVDFVG from the coding sequence ATGTCCAAGAGCGCCGCCAAGAACAAAGAGATCAAGGTCGCCCACAGCCCTGACTCCGACGACGCCTTCATGTTCTACGCCCTCGCCACCAACAAGGTGCGCGTGCCGGGGTTGAAGTTCGTCCACACCCTGTGCGACATCGAGACCCTGAACCGCAAGGCCCTGGAGGGCTTCTACCACCTGACCGCCATCTCCTTCCACGCTTACCCGTACATCCAGGAGAAATACGCGCTGTTGCCCACCGGAGGCAGCGTGGGCGAGGGCTATGGACCCATGGTGGTGGCGGCGCGCGCCTTCCCCGCCGAGGAGATCGCGCAGAAGAGGATCGCGGTCCCCGGCACCATGACCACCGCTTACCTGGCGCTCAAGCTGTTCGCGCCCCAGGTCACGACCGAGGTGGTGCCCTTCGACCAGATCATTCCCCAGGTGGTGGAGGGGCGCTACGAGGCGGGGCTGATCATCCACGAGGGCCAGCTCACCTTCGCCCGCTCCGGGCTGCACAAGATCGTGGACCTGGGGCAGTGGTGGCGGGAGAAGACCGGGCTGCCCCTGCCCCTGGGCGGCAACGCCATCCGCCGCGACCTGGGCAAGAAGCTGATCGCCAGCGTCAATGGGGCGTTGCGCCAGAGCATCCAGTACGCGCTCGACCACCGCGAGGAGGCGCTCAACTACGCCATGCAGTTCGCCCGCGACCTGGACGCGCAGATGGCCAACCGCTTCGTCAGCATGTACGTGAACGAGCGCACCCTGGACTACGGCGCCGATGGCCGCGAAGCCGTCCGCCGCCTGCTCGCCATGGGCTACAAGGCCGGCATCATCTCCCACCCCGCCAAGGTCGATTTCGTAGGGTAG
- a CDS encoding PilZ domain-containing protein, producing the protein MPDKRKYERVNLPEAANIYAAEEKGPRLGRIRVLGLGGLLVETQRKFAKGEKATLAIVDVSEGIHRKVKVRALYVLPAGVGFEFEKLDEQSAVEMGVIIGKHKGK; encoded by the coding sequence ATGCCGGACAAGCGCAAGTACGAGCGCGTGAACCTGCCCGAAGCCGCCAACATCTACGCCGCCGAGGAAAAGGGGCCGCGCCTGGGCCGCATCCGCGTGCTCGGCCTGGGCGGCCTGCTGGTCGAGACCCAGCGCAAGTTCGCCAAGGGCGAGAAGGCCACGCTCGCCATCGTGGACGTGAGCGAGGGCATCCACCGCAAGGTAAAGGTCCGCGCCCTCTACGTCCTTCCTGCCGGCGTAGGCTTCGAGTTCGAGAAGCTGGACGAGCAATCCGCCGTGGAGATGGGCGTCATCATCGGCAAACACAAGGGGAAGTAG
- a CDS encoding PilZ domain-containing protein: MKKSQGPSGHERRRFERVDVAFSAGVHVTDRKGKVMGVLRQLGRGGFMLEPNKPVKPGKKYELLIVDQSEKVRREVTAVARYADARYAGFEFQHLDVDAAVDIGILIGKYYASEVAPA; this comes from the coding sequence ATGAAAAAGAGCCAGGGACCATCCGGGCATGAGCGCCGCCGCTTCGAGCGCGTGGACGTCGCCTTCTCCGCCGGGGTGCACGTGACCGACCGCAAGGGCAAGGTCATGGGGGTATTGCGGCAGTTGGGCCGCGGCGGATTCATGCTGGAACCCAACAAGCCGGTCAAGCCGGGCAAGAAGTACGAGCTGCTGATCGTGGACCAGAGTGAGAAGGTACGCCGCGAAGTCACGGCCGTGGCCCGCTACGCCGACGCCCGCTACGCCGGCTTCGAGTTTCAGCACCTGGACGTGGATGCCGCCGTCGACATCGGCATCCTCATCGGCAAGTACTACGCTTCCGAGGTCGCGCCCGCCTAG
- a CDS encoding Zn-dependent hydrolase: MNPHPLRWLTLLLLLVVLTAGAPAQRPSQKRTPAAPAAAAPRPEAILARFRTVRMPFRTTHLSARERRMVQKLVEASQYLEDIYWRQSDPDGLTLLQSLQASKDPHDVAVRRLLMIFGSRFDLLDDNRPFAGDEPMPPGRGLYPRGLTRGQIEQYVKDHPEKKAEIYSPYTVVRRDGDDLVGVPYHVAYRSFLEPAAQALREAAALSSDPAFAAFLRARAKALLSDDYYPSDLLWLDLKDPKCDVIFAPYETYLDDVLGVKTSYGAAVMVRNEEESTKLAVFQKYVAEIQDSLPLAAEDRPSVRGHATPMEVMDTPFRAGDLRHGYQAVADNLPNDPRIHQEKGTKKIFFKNFMDARVNFVVLPVARHLMRPDQAAQASAEGYLADVMMHEICHGLGPAFARQNGKPVDIRVAIGPAYSALEEAKADVVGMVALKWLVEHGALPKERLPEYYASYLAGIFRTVRFGVAEAHGRAEMMEFNYLSEQKAIVREPSGRYAIDPARIGPALASLAKELLEQEASGDRARAEQWFARYDSMPAELQSALKAASQVPVDIEPIFSFPEPVQ; this comes from the coding sequence ATGAACCCGCATCCGCTCCGCTGGCTGACTCTCCTGCTGCTCCTGGTCGTGCTCACTGCAGGGGCTCCCGCGCAGCGCCCCTCGCAAAAGAGGACACCCGCCGCGCCCGCCGCCGCCGCTCCCCGCCCCGAGGCCATCCTGGCCAGGTTTCGGACGGTGCGCATGCCCTTCCGCACCACCCATCTCTCCGCCCGCGAGCGCCGCATGGTGCAGAAGCTGGTGGAGGCCTCGCAGTATCTCGAAGACATCTACTGGCGGCAGAGCGACCCCGACGGCCTCACCCTGTTGCAGTCTCTGCAGGCCAGCAAGGATCCCCACGATGTCGCCGTGCGCCGCCTGCTCATGATCTTCGGCAGCCGCTTCGACCTGCTCGATGACAACCGGCCCTTCGCGGGGGACGAGCCCATGCCCCCGGGACGCGGGCTTTATCCGCGCGGCCTCACCCGCGGCCAGATCGAGCAATACGTGAAGGACCATCCCGAGAAGAAGGCCGAGATCTACAGTCCTTACACGGTGGTGCGGCGCGATGGTGACGACCTGGTGGGCGTTCCTTACCACGTCGCCTATCGCAGCTTCCTCGAGCCCGCTGCCCAGGCCCTGCGGGAGGCCGCCGCTCTCTCCAGCGATCCCGCCTTCGCCGCCTTCCTGCGGGCGCGCGCCAAGGCTCTGCTGAGCGACGACTACTATCCCAGCGACCTGCTCTGGCTCGACCTGAAAGACCCGAAGTGCGACGTCATCTTCGCTCCCTACGAAACCTACCTGGACGACGTGCTGGGGGTGAAGACCTCCTACGGCGCCGCGGTCATGGTGCGCAACGAGGAAGAGAGCACCAAGCTGGCCGTCTTCCAGAAGTACGTGGCCGAGATCCAGGACTCGCTGCCCCTGGCGGCGGAGGACCGGCCCTCGGTGCGCGGCCACGCCACCCCCATGGAGGTCATGGACACTCCCTTCCGCGCCGGCGACCTGCGCCACGGCTACCAGGCGGTGGCCGACAATCTGCCCAACGATCCCCGCATCCACCAGGAGAAGGGCACCAAGAAGATCTTCTTCAAGAACTTCATGGACGCGCGCGTGAACTTCGTGGTGCTGCCGGTGGCCCGCCACCTCATGCGCCCCGACCAGGCCGCCCAGGCCTCCGCCGAGGGCTACCTGGCGGACGTGATGATGCACGAGATCTGCCACGGCCTGGGCCCCGCCTTCGCCCGCCAGAACGGCAAGCCGGTGGACATCCGCGTCGCCATCGGCCCCGCCTACTCGGCGCTGGAAGAGGCCAAGGCCGACGTGGTGGGCATGGTCGCCCTGAAGTGGCTGGTGGAGCACGGCGCCCTGCCCAAGGAGCGCTTGCCGGAGTACTATGCCTCCTACCTGGCCGGCATCTTCCGCACCGTGCGCTTTGGGGTGGCCGAGGCCCACGGTCGCGCCGAGATGATGGAATTCAACTACTTGAGCGAGCAGAAGGCCATCGTGCGCGAGCCCTCCGGGCGCTACGCCATCGACCCGGCCCGCATCGGCCCCGCTCTCGCTTCCCTGGCCAAAGAACTGCTGGAGCAGGAGGCCAGCGGGGACCGCGCCCGCGCCGAACAGTGGTTTGCCCGCTACGATTCCATGCCCGCCGAGTTACAATCCGCTCTCAAGGCAGCCTCCCAGGTGCCGGTGGACATCGAGCCGATCTTTTCTTTTCCGGAGCCAGTGCAATGA